The Camelina sativa cultivar DH55 chromosome 16, Cs, whole genome shotgun sequence sequence GCATCATTGCATCAGCGTGAACCAGGGAGCGAGATTAAAAATAACAGTCCATACGAAAAAAGTTGCTTGAAAATAACACAGATGATCAGACAGGGATATATATAACCTACCTGTAAGACCAAACTGCTATACTGATCGACTTGAAGATACTTCATATCCTCTCTGCTACAACTCAATAGCCCAGACAATAGGTACTTGAGAACATCTGGAAACCCTTGATGAGGGATTTCGAGATTACTCTCATCTAACTGAGACGTCTTCAAATTCAAACGTTTCGCCAGagcttttgatgattttgtgccATAAAGCTCAGGGGAGTCTAAAGAGACTCCTTTGCAGAGACAAAGAAGCCTTCGAAGAACATGAGAACTATAGCAGTTGCACAACATATCAAGTGGTTTATCCACAATCACCTGACCAAGGGAAATAGTTCAATAAtcagtttccataaatagaagcaATATTCTGGAGACCAACCAGCAAAAGATTGAATAAAGTACCTGGCATATAGAATTCAAAGCCTCCTCAATAACAGAATAAGCATCTGGGTTTTCAAGATGAGTAGCCAAGGCTTTGAGAGCCGACTCGGCAACATGAGAACCAGATCTATCCATAGCAATAGCTGGGAACACCTCCGCAGAATTTCGAATAAAACTGCAAAGCTGGTCAAGTTCACATCCCTCAAGCAGAGTTTGCAAGACATGACTTATGATATAATCAGTTGCAATCTCATACTCCCTCCCTCTTGTTTCTTCAAGAGCATTTCCACATATCACTGAACGTTCCTCTAAATCAACTTCATTACTATCAAAGAGATTAGCAATCTCAGAGAAATACTTTGAAGTCTCTGGATCAATCTctttcctgcaaaaaaaaaaaaagatcaaaccaCAATTCACTACCACTACAAAAATTACAGAGCAAAAAAAAGGCGTTTggggttcaaaaaaaaaatcttcctttACCTGACAAACTGATTCTGATGTTCAAACTCAGATTGTTTCTTTGAAGCTGGCTTTACATTAGGTGCACCACCGGATTGGTTCCTCTTGTTACTATCTCCATCAAATCCACGGCCACCTCTCTGGTCTTTCCTAAACATTCCTTTTTTCCTATCACTGTGATTGTTGTTGCTAGACTTTCCCCGTTCACCCATCAAGCTATCTTCTTCAGTAGTCCTGTGCCTCCTCGATGGCAATGATTTGGAACCAACTGAAACCATGTAACTTCCTATAGCCAACTTTgtttaaaccctaaacaattttAACCCAGACAGGATCGGATGTCCCCAAttaatttctagggttttattTCTCGTTCCTACCTATTTAGTGACGTGGATATATCAAGTATTGGGTTTTGATCACGATTTTACTGGCCTGTTTAGGGCCCAATATTGTAGCCCGACCTTAGTTTTCAGAATTGACAAATATTGCAACATGACAAAATAGATGAAAGAGTAacttcaaaatcatcaatttcatcttgctaaatttttttttctatttttgtcaacaacacaTAATTTAAAAGATTCATTGGAGAAAAGGAGTTGACAAattcaaaatctcaaaataataatcatagACAATCTTCTTTAGAATTAGATGATTGTGACATATATGAATCttgttacaaaataatcaatataatatttgatattgttaatattttataaatgattattgtttcttaatctttgtgattttagtcaaaaactcttatatactgggaatatataatacaatattTAGTATTAGTGATTCCTAAAATTCTTCTCTAAATGATAAGTACTTCAAAATAGATGTAgtactctaaattttttttctaaatttttagtataaaaaaaaacagtaaattgATAATGGTAGAAACATATCTGTTTATCCCCAATTAGTTGTCATTAGTATTATATGACTTATCTTTGagacaaccttttttttttttggctaaaggACATCATGTCTTTTTATGGGATTAGTCTGGTTTTTAACAgataaaattagataaaattagCTGCCTATACAAATATATCTTCGTctattgaagaaaaataaaaataaaaaaaaacaaaggctCCAACTGGTAACCAAATTTTAGGAAAAGACTGAGGAAAAATATGATATTCCTCTTCATTCCTCAAAATTTTTACCATTTACAAAGAATATTATTTCCTCGTCATTTTTCTACATTCCTCATAAAATGAGGAACACTAGACCAAAAATATTCCTCCCCAAAACTGATAAGgaacaaatagaacaaaaaaaagaattaatattaaatttcattttttattttaaaataaataaaaattatgtttattaataatattttaatttataatacaataatattcatatttttcacaGTATATTGGcagaaaaatatactttatacaaaatttcatattaaattaatttgaaagctttatttgaaaattgtacgaatagtaaaataaaattaaaaaatgtgtataccgtaaataaaaactaaaaatattttaaattatattttattttaaaatcaaatgtaaaattttattttatatacattaaaaatagtattagtattttattgactgatttatttaatatttaatatatttttaaaaatattgttattatttggttaccagttattattttgttctttctctgcatcttttcctttcattcctcaaaaattgtttattccGATTCctcattgttctttttattcattttccttttgttcCTATTTTCCTTTTGTTCCTCTAGTGGTTACCAGTAGAAGccaaaaatttcaatatattttatttgaacgTGGAGAACAAGGCAAAATTATGTGTGCAAAGCACTTGGTTTTAGAGGACATTGGTTGGTTGGTACCCTTGTTCTTCCTTCTGTGAGAGAGTTGGTGGTTCAATCTTGGGCCTTGAGTAGCACGTTCTGTACTATAAAGTAAAGCTGATCAAAGAGAGATGCGGAGATTTTTGATTAGCCAAGCTAAAAAAGGTCTTGTCGACCATACGACTCGTCGTCAACATCACCAAACtcgaagctttctctctcttcttcctccttcttttTCTGCTAATTCTCCTCGTGCTGCTCCTCTTGTTTCTCTGTCTCGTTTCATGAGTTCTACTTCGGACATGGCTGCTTCTTCTGATTCCACTTCTTCACTTCCCGTTACTCTTGACTCCATCAATCCCAAGGTTGGTTTCCTAACTCTGTAGCTGTTTTTGAATTTGTGGGTTTctgggtttctttttttctccgattaggatttgtttctgtttagctcaaattttcaattttttcagtATGGGTTTACTGATTTCACGCCAAAGGTTTGGTCTTTTTGCTTCCCAATGATGAAAGCGACAAGCTTTGCTTTATTTCTTCGGTTCGCCGTTCTTGATTTGTGCTTAGGTCAATCCTCGTGATGATTTATAGATGTTTCTTTGCAGACTCCTTTTTTAccgatattttaaaaatcttacatTTTCTCTCATCAGACTCTGCTAATTAAAATTCTGTTCTTGTTTTCACCGATTTGTCACATTCTTAatacttttcactttttttttgtcattactTTTGTTATATGTGTTACTTTCAATCATGCTGAGGGCTTTGGTTTTATTGTTAACTGagatggtttttattttttggtggCAGGTTCTGAAATGTGAGTATGCTGTTCGTGGAGAAATCGTCAACATTGCTCAGGTCAGAGATTCATGTCCTTTGTTTGATAACATGAGAAACAatatttgtaagattttttttcaaagctAATTAACTTCTTCTGTCTGCCTTTTGTTTCCATACTACAGAAGTTGCAAGAAGACTTGAAGTCTAATAAGGATGCTTACCCCTTCGATGAGGTAAAATCTTGTTATTCATTTGCATAAATATGTTCTCTTGTACATGTGTGTTCTTTGTAGAGTTATGATCGATATGAGTTTCATAGAATAGAGTGGATAGTTTAGTGTTGATGTTGCATATTCTTGAACTCTTTATAATTCCcaacaagaaagaaactttGAAGTCTTCACCGCTTTTGGCAGATCATCTATTGCAACATTGGAAATCCTCAATCACTTGGTCAGCTGCCTATAAGGTTCTTCCGAGAGGTAAGCGAATGTTTTTGTTGCTCTTTTGTTTGTCATGTATCAGCCCTGAGTTATAACTTCTATGATCATCTATATGTCTCAGGTTCTTGCGTTGTGTGATCATTCAAGCCTTTTGGATGAGACTGAAACACATGGTTTGTTCAGGTATTGATCATCTATATGTCTCAGGTTCTTGCGTTTGTACGCTATATTGCTTATATGGTTTAAGATTGCTTCACATTTGGTTTTTATCCTCTATAAGTACTGATTCAATTGACCGAGCATGGAAGATTTTGGATCAAATTCCTGGAAGAGCAACTGGTGCTTACAGTCACAGCCAGGTTTGTCATCAGGGTCTAATTTAAAGTCCTTAACACTATATTTACATGACCCTTATGTTGCTAAAtgattttccattttctttcCCCAGGGTATCAAGGGATTACGTGACGTTATTGCAGCTGGAATCGAAGCTCGTGATAGTTTCCCTGCTGAtccaaatgatattttcttgacTGATGGTGCAAGTCCAGCGGTAACAGTCGAAACAAAAACATGTTCTCATACAAGTATAGCAAATCCTCTTAAATGGTTCATgataagtgattttttttttttctcttcgcTCTATAGGTTCACATGATGATGCAACTTCTCTTAAGCTCAGAGAAAGATGGTATCCTCTGTCCCATTCCTCAGTATCCACTGTACTCTGCTTCAATTGCCCTCCATGGTGGATCTTTGGTATGTTCATTTTATCATTATggagtttgttgttttttggtGCGATCTTTTGATGATGGTCATTTTTCTGCTTAGGTTCCATACTATTTAGATGAAGCAACAGGATGGGGACTGGAAATATCTGATCTTAAGAAGCAACTGGAGGAAGCTAGGGCGAAGGGCATCACTGTAAGAGCCTTGGTTGTGATAAACCCCGGTAACCCAACTGGGCAGGTAAAACCATATCTTCAAAACTTATAGATTGACAAATTTAAGCACTTATGATGTAACTGTaacatttctttaattttgcgCTATGAATTTGGTTAAGGTTCTTGCGGAAGAAAACCAGCGTGACATTGTAAATTTCTGCAAGCAAGAGGGTTTAGTTCTTTTAGCTGACGAGGTCTACCAAGAAAATGTTTACGTCCCTGACAAAAAGTTCCATTCTTTCAAGAAAGTTGCTCGGTCTTTGGGCTACGGCGAAAAGGATATGTCCTTAGTCTCGTTCCAATCAGTCTCTAAAGGTAATTGAAcaaccttttttatttgttcagtGCTTTCATTTGATGGCTTATATCTTATTCTGTTGACAGGATACTATGGAGAATGTGGGAAAAGAGGAGGTTACATGGAGGTTACCGGATTCACATCTGATGTAAGAGAACAGATATACAAAATGGCTTCTGTGAATCTGTGTTCTAACATCTCTGGTCAAATTCTTGCTAGCCTTGTCATGAGCCCACCCAAGGTAAATATCAGTTTTCGCCAATTCTTGCAACAGATAAAATGACTAATCAGTCTTTTTCATATTTGATCAGCCTGGTGATGACTCATATGACTCATACATGGTAGAAAGAGATGGAATTCTCTCATCCATGGCTAAACGTGCAAAGGTGAGTTGAAAGATTCATTACAGTACCCTCTTAAAATTATCAGTCACTTGTATAACTTTTCATAAGCTTTGACAATGAATGTGCAGACTTTGGAAGATGCTCTTAACAATTTAGAAGGCGTTACGTGTAACAGAGCCGAAGGAGCAATGTATCTCTTCCCACGAATTAATCTTCCTCACAAGGCGATTGAAGCTGCTGAGGCCGAAAAAACTGCGCCGGATGCGTTCTACTGCAAACGCCTTCTCAATGCTACTGGTGTAGTTGTAGTCCCTGGTTCTGGCTTTGGAcaggtaaaaaaataaataacaaacctTTTACAAATAAGAAACTTCTAATGTTTTTCCAAAGGATAATATAGCTTGAATCTGTGTGTTTTCGATTCACTGTGGTTTAGGTTCCTGGAACATGGCACTTTAGATGCACAATACTTCCTCAAGAAGACAAGATTCTGGCGATAGTGGATCGTCTCACAGCGTTCCACAAGAGCTTCATGGACGAGTTCCGTGACTAGTGAAACCTTAACATGGAAGATGAACTTAAAAGAACTTTCAAGAAAAGTGTAATCAgtttgagtaattttttttattttttatttttttgacaactttgagtaattttttaaaaaaaagaagcaatgtGGTGAGATCAGACAATTTAATTATAGGATATATGTAGTATGTACTCCATGGGCATGCCAGTTTAAGATATGAAGGTATGTAAGCGAGATATGAAAATTAAGtaaattgattattattatttttttttgtcatgtttcCTATATGAATATCTAATATTTTGCTAACAATTGGCTCTGAGCTAATTCCTTAAatgtttgttgacaaaaaaactaaaataaaaaaaaatagatatattttgcgatttttttgttcttaaatatttttttgcctaattttcccatttacatattttattaagtaaaattgatttttttaatcatttgttaacaataatttaacaaacaatAAGAAGTGGGCTTATTAATGGGCCTTGTATTCACAATAAGGCTACCTGACCTAAGAACtgaatattattttcaatttttttattttttttttcattttctcatttttcgGAATCAATGTGGCGAAGATCACCGTCGTTTATCCTCGATCGAACCTCGAGTTCACCTCCCATGGCCGCCGATACAACACGAACCCCCATTCAAAACCCTGATTCCATCTCCGCTTATTA is a genomic window containing:
- the LOC104751082 gene encoding alanine aminotransferase 2, mitochondrial-like; this encodes MRRFLISQAKKGLVDHTTRRQHHQTRSFLSLLPPSFSANSPRAAPLVSLSRFMSSTSDMAASSDSTSSLPVTLDSINPKVLKCEYAVRGEIVNIAQKLQEDLKSNKDAYPFDEIIYCNIGNPQSLGQLPIRFFREVLALCDHSSLLDETETHGLFSTDSIDRAWKILDQIPGRATGAYSHSQGIKGLRDVIAAGIEARDSFPADPNDIFLTDGASPAVHMMMQLLLSSEKDGILCPIPQYPLYSASIALHGGSLVPYYLDEATGWGLEISDLKKQLEEARAKGITVRALVVINPGNPTGQVLAEENQRDIVNFCKQEGLVLLADEVYQENVYVPDKKFHSFKKVARSLGYGEKDMSLVSFQSVSKGYYGECGKRGGYMEVTGFTSDVREQIYKMASVNLCSNISGQILASLVMSPPKPGDDSYDSYMVERDGILSSMAKRAKTLEDALNNLEGVTCNRAEGAMYLFPRINLPHKAIEAAEAEKTAPDAFYCKRLLNATGVVVVPGSGFGQVPGTWHFRCTILPQEDKILAIVDRLTAFHKSFMDEFRD